CGCCGGCGAATGCCGCGCCGCAGATCCGATCGCTGACGACGTCGGCGCCGCGCGCGGAAGTGGACGTGCCGATCACGCTCACCGCCGTGGTCGAGGACGCCGAAACACCGGTCGCGAACCTGACCTACACCTGGAGCGCCGATACGGGCACGTTCTCAGGCTCCGGGGCGAGCGTGACGTGGGTCGCGGGGCAGGACGCCGCGACGCCGGCCGACGTCGTGCTGACGCTGACGGTGACCGAGCGTTACACGAGCGGGACGTCCCAGGCGGAGAACAAGGCCTCGGGCACGACGACCGTCCGCCTGAACAACTCGCCGAAGGAACTGCGGGAGCTGTCGCTGCGATTCCTCGGCGACTTCGCCAATTCGCGCATCTCGCCCGAGCAGTGCGTCTCGGAGTTCTCCGACACCTGCAGCGGCAAGAAGGCGGAGCTCGAGGACATCCAGGACAACCGGCACGATTTCGAGATCATCGGGTCGACGCTGCGCCACACCAGCCTCTCGATCGCGCCTTCCCGGACGACTGCCACGGTTCACACGTTCTGCGCATTCACCTCGCGCGTGATCACCGACTCGCCCCGCGAGGAAAGCTGCCTGAATGGAAAGTGTCCGAAGGGCAGCGTCGGCTCCGTGCAGGGAGATTGCTGGACCACCAACGTCTACGAGAAGGGGCGCTGGTGGATCTGCGAGAGCCATTTCAGCTCTGTCGGGACGCTCACCGACTTCGGCCGCGCGTTCTTCGGGATCCGCGCTCCGCGGTAGCCGCCGTGCGATTCGCGGCGCTCGTCCTGTTGGTGATGGTGTCGGGGATCTCCGGCCTGAAGGCCGGAGCGGCCTACAGTTCGCAGTCCACGGTTGGCCATCTCAGGGTCTCAGGCACCCGCTTCATCAGCCCTGACGGCTCGACGTTCCGCTGGCGCGGCATCTCGGCGTTCCGGCTGCTGGAGTTCGTCGCGCATGGCCGCGAGAACGAAGCGGACGCGTACCTGAAATGGGCGGCGTCGAAGCGGCTGACCGTCGTCCGCGTGTTCGCGATGGCGGACGGCATCTTCCAGCTCACGCCGGCGGACGGCGCCCGCGCGCTGCCGCGGCTGCTCGAGATGGCGCGGAAGCACGGCATGTACGTCGAGGTCGTCGCCTTTACCGGCACGAGCGTCATCACCGTCGATCGCGCGGCGTTCGTGAAGGCCATCGCCGCCATCTGCGCGCAGCACTCGAACGCGCTGCTCGAGCTCGCGAACGAGCCGGGGCATCCGACCCAGGCGAAGGAGATGCACAATCCTGCCCATCTGCAGTCGTTGCTGCCTCACGTTCCCAAAGGCGTGCCGGTCGCGCTCGGATCGGTCGAGTATCACGATGGATTTGCCGCCGGCACGTACGTGACGTGGCACAGTCCGCGCGGCAGCGACTGGGTGAAACAGGTCGAAGAGGGGGCCGCGCTGATGAAGAAGTTCGGCAAGCCGCTGATCAACGACGAGCCGATCGGCGCCGCGGACGCGCCGCAGCCGGGACGGCGGGACAGCGATCCGGCGCGATTCCGCGCCGCCGCCGCGGCCATGCGCCGCGCCGGCGTGGGCGCGACCTTCCACTACGACGGCGGCATCCAGACGCGGCTGCCCACAAAAGGGGAGATGGCGTGTCTCGACGCCTGGCTCGCCGGCCTCGGCACCGGTAACCGGTAACCGGTAGCCGGTAACCGGTAACCGGTAACCGGTTACCGGTCCAGCGGCGTCTGTTTCACGGTGTTCTGAATGGCCGCGAAGAACGCCTCCGCGACGACCTGACTTCCGCCCGGCCGCAGATGCAGTCCGTCGGCTTCGATGTAATCCGCTTCGTGGCCGAGGAACAGCGGGTACACGTCCACCAGCGTCGCGGCGTTGCCCGCGACGATCTGCCGGATGCGCACGTTGGTCTCGACGATCGCGTCGTTCGAGATGCGCCGATCCTTCGATCCGGGACCGACCGGGCCGGGCGGTGTCAGCGTGCTGACGAACACGTAGCTGACGCGCCACTCTCTCGACTTGCGGATCACTTCGCGGACGCCGTCGCCGATCGCGTTGATGGCGGCGCCGCAGTCGGTCGTATTCACCGGACCGCGGCCGCATTCGTTCAGCAGGTTGTTGTAGCCGCTGAGAAGAAGTACCGCGTCCGGGCGATCGGCCGCGAGCTCGCCCGGGAGTTCCTCGGCCGTGCGCTCGATGGGCCAGCCGCTGATGCCGCGATTGATGACGCGCAGGTTCTGACCGGGATAGGCCGCGTCGAGCGCCTCCTGCAGCTTCGTCGGATAGGCGTTGGGAATGTCGAGGATCCTGATGCGCCCGTTCTCCCCCTCGGTCAGGCTGTCTCCCGCCGCGAGGAACTTCGCGGCGCCCAACGCGAACCCGGTCAGCGTCACGGTGAACGAGCACGTCGCGGCGCGCGCCTGCGCATCCGTGGCGGAGCACGCCACCGCCGTTGCCCCCAGGCGGAAGTCGGATCCCGAACCGGGGCTGCAGTTGACCGTGACCGGCGCCGCGCCGCCGGAGACGGTCGGCGCGGGGTAGGTGACCGCCTGCACCGCGCCGCGCACCTCGCGGACGGTGAGATCCGCGGGACAGGCGATGGCCGGCGCGGACGGCTGCGGTGTCGGGTCGACCGGTCCGTTCCCCTTGCCGCCGCAGGCAAGACTGAACGTCAGTGCGGTCGCAGCCAGATAGCGAAGTCTCGGGAGCCCCACGCGACCACGGATCCTACCTCAGCTGTGGTGTTTGTGGGATGGTCGCCTTGATTGCCTGGAAGAAGGCCTCGGCCACGACCTGGTAGCCGGCGGCATTCAGGTGCAGTCCATCGGGCGAAACGAGCTCGGCTTCGCGTCCCTGAAACAGCGGGTACGTCTCGACGAGCGTCGCGCGTTCCGTGGCGACGTGCTGCCGGATGCGGCGATTGACCTCGAGAATCGCCTCGCGATCGATCCGCTTCGATCCGGTGGGTCCCGGCGGCACGAGCGTGCTCGCGAAGATGTACTTCACCCCGGCCGGCGATTCCTTGATCCGGCGGATGGCGTCGCGCGTGCCGTAGACGGCCGTGAAGTCGATCGCCGCGCTGCACGCGGCCGTGCCGAAAAGTCCGGGCGCGCACGGCGTCGTCAGATTGTTGTAGCCGACCATCAGCAGGACGGCATCGGGGCGCTCTGCGTTGACGATGCCGGGGATCCGGTCTTCCAGTTCCTCGGCCTTCAATCCACTGACGCCGCGATTGACGACGACGATGTCCTGCCCTGGATAGGCGGTGGCGAGCAATCCGGAGAGCTTTGCCGGGTACGAGTTCGGCACGTCCACGATCGACGGCAGGCCGTTCTCCCCCGCGGTGAGGGAATCGCCGACGGTCACGAACTTCTTCACCGTCAGCGTGAACCCTTTCACGTTGACGCGGAACGAGCACGTCGCTTCGCGCGCCTGGGCATCGCGGGCCGCGCACGCGACGGTCGTCTCGCCGAGCGCGAACTGCGATCCGGACGCCGGCGCGCAGGTCACGTTCACCGGCGCCGCGCCTGCGGTGGTCGTCGGCGCCGGATAGGTGACCTCGATCGCCGGGACGGGCACTTCGGCGACGGTGATGTCCGCCGGACAGGCGATCTGCGGCGGATCGATCACCGGCGTCGGACCCGGCCCCTTCGCGCCGCCGCAGCCCCCCGCGGCGGCCGCGACAGCGATCGCCGCGGCGATGATTTTTGTGTTGAAATAGCGCGCCAGACGCATTATTCTCGTAGAAATTCCCGCTGTGCTCAGAAAAACCGCGGAGGTTCCGCTCGCGCCGCGCCGCGGGCGGCCTCGAAAGTTTACCGCACCGGCGAGGCCGGTCACCTTTACGCTGCCCGAGCGCGTCCTCGACGCGCTCGGCACGCTCGATCCGGACCTCGGCCGCGCCATCGTCCGGCTCGCCCAGCCGCTGCTGGCCGAAGGGCGTCATCCCCCGGCAGAGCTCGCGACCTTCGGCCGCCATTCCGTCATCGTCGTCAATCCCAGTCCGACGCTCGAGAAGCGCACCGGCGTGGAACTGATCCACCTGCCGGACGGCCGCGCGCTCATCTCGTTCGACCGATCGAAGACGATTCCGGGTCTCGAGCTGCTGATTGCCGATGCGCTCGAAGATCCGGCGCTGCCGAAGGAAGACCGCGACGTCTTCGAGGCGGTCGCGGGCATCCTCAAATCGGCGCGGCGCTCCGACAACGTCGAGCTGCTGCAGCGCCACGTCATCGTGCTCGAAACGCGCCGCCGCGCGGCGCCCCTACGGAGGTCCAGCAAGTGAAGCATCGCATCCTGATCCAGACCGCATCGGCCGCGGCCGCGGCGGTTCTGGCCGTCGCCTGCGGCGGCAGCAAGAACTCGACGCCGACCACACCGACGCCGGTCGCCGCCACGCTGACGGCGCCCAAGCTCGAGGCGCCGCTGGCCAACGAGCAGCTCGATACCCTGCGGCCGACGCTCACCGTGCAGAACGTCACCTCGGATCAGCCGACCGGGACGCGCACCTACGAATTTCAGATCTCCGACACCGCCCAGTTCACCGCGGCGACGACGCAGTCGGTGAACGGCTTCGATGCGACGGTCGGCAAGACCGGCGTCCCCGAGGGCGGCGGCGGCAAGACCAGCTTCGCGGTCGATGCCGACCTGCAGCCGACCACGATTTTCTACTGGCGCGCGCGCGCCGTGCAGGGAACGGCGACGGGGCCGTGGTCCGACACGTTCCAGTTCAAGTCGAAGCTGGTGGGCTTCAATCGCGCCGGCGAGCTGTACGATCCGCTGATCCATGGCGAGACCATCGGCACCATCGTCGGATCCGCGAGCTTCATTCCCGGCAAGGGGCTGCGCCTGAACGACGGCGTCAGCCATGTCCGCTATCTGCTGGCGTCGACGGTCTCCAGCGGCGAGTTCTCGATGGACGTCGAGGGGCTGCGCGCGAACGGTCCCGGCGACAAGGCGAAGGTCTTCGGCATGCAGGAAGGGCAGACCGACTTCATCACCAATCGCTACCGCGTCGACATTCAGTATCGCGGGGTCCTCGGCTTTCCGCCCAACGCGATCACCTTCCGCGCGCTTTACGGCGACGGCGACGACCTGGACAAGCGCTACGAACCGGACACCGCGACCCGCATGCGCTCGGTGTACAACCTCAATCCGGCCAACGTCTACTACTGGCGCGCGAACTGGGGCGCCGAGTTCCGCCTGATCGTGAAAGACGGCGGCGTCGGCACGACGGGCATCAACGGCAACACGATCTACAACATCGGCATGCCGTCGCTCAAAGGCACGTACACGCCGAGCACGCACTATGCCTACCTCGGCGCGCCGGTGGGCCGCAGCGGGACCGAGTCGGCCAGCATCGGCGGGGCGGTCTACCGCAACGTCTACATCGGATCGAAGCCGCGCCCCGAAACGCTCGGCAGCGCGATCAGGTAGCCAGGGGCGAGGTTCGAGGGGCGCACTGACGCACTGACGCACTGCCTGGCTATCGCTGTGCGACGTCGTCGGCCGGTTCGGCGATCTCTTCCTGCCGAATCGGCACGTTCCCGTCGTCTTCGGTGGCCCAGAACTCGCGATCGGCGCTGTCGATCTCGGCCAGGACCTCGCCGCGGACGATCTTGTCCGCCATCGTCAGTCCCTGGCCGATCGAGTGGTCCATGTTGTTGTACCAGAAGCGTCCGCAGCGGCCGGCGAGGAGGAGGTTCGAGTAGTGCCCGAGCTCTCGCAGATTGCGCGTGAGTTCCTGCATGTAGTTCAACTTGTAGATCGGGTAGGTGAACGGGACCCGCTCGATGTGGACGCGCTCGATGTCGCCGGCCGAGCCGACCATCCCGGTGCGGACCAGATCGTCGGTCACCGGCTGCCGCAGGCTCTCGGGGTTCTGCCACCGGGCGTCCCCCTGCCGGCAGGTGACTTCGACGCACAGCCCGCTCTTGCCCGGCGGCACGGTGGAGGGCAGAAACGCTTCCGGCGCGGTGACGCGCGAGAAGATCTCGTCCCCGCCGAAATACGTCCACTGGTAATCGAGACGCGGCGGCTTGCCGATCTCGAAGTTCAGGAAGATGGTCGAGAGATATTCGAGATCGACGCTCGTCACGCCGAGCAGCGCGTTGAGCGTCGTGAGCGGCGCCGTCCAGACGATGTTGTCGGTCGCGATCCGCTCGCTGCCGGCGGTGACGGCGATCACCCGACGCCCCGAGGTCTCGACGGCGGTGACGTCCTGGCCGAGGATGATGCGGCCGCCCGCGCTCGTGATGCTTTCGGCGAGCTTGTCCGAGAAGCGTCCGACGCCGTGCGGCGGGTAGAGGAACATGGTCTCCACCGGCTTGGGCATCATCGTCGTCTTGAGCAGGTTCCAGAGCGAGTCCGCGGCGGCGCGTTTGTCGATCACGGCGCGGTTCACGCCGGCGCGCGCCCAGTCGCGGTGCAGTTCCGAGGGGGAATAGAAGAGGAACTTCCTGGTGTACGGCTCGAAGAAGATCTCGTAGAGGGTGCGCCCGTACTTGTTGACGACGTCGGCCTCGAACGATTCGCCGGGGAGATGCTCCTTGAGGACCAGGTCCTTGGCCCCCGTGATCATGAGCTTGATCGGCATCGCGGCGAGGATGCTGGGGCGGAGCGGCCACTCGTGGTACTTGCCGAACATCCGCGCGCCGCTCTTGCGCGGAATCTCGATCGCGTCCTCGAGCAGGATTTCGCGGATGAACGCGGCGACGCGCGGGTTCTCGGTATGAAAGCGGTGCGGACCGACGTCGAAGTGGAAGTCGCCGTAGTGAAACGTGCGTCCGAGTCCGCCGACCACCGCATTCCGTTCGACGATCGTGACCTGATAGCCGCGGCGCGAGAGC
This Vicinamibacterales bacterium DNA region includes the following protein-coding sequences:
- a CDS encoding GDSL-type esterase/lipase family protein, with the protein product MGLPRLRYLAATALTFSLACGGKGNGPVDPTPQPSAPAIACPADLTVREVRGAVQAVTYPAPTVSGGAAPVTVNCSPGSGSDFRLGATAVACSATDAQARAATCSFTVTLTGFALGAAKFLAAGDSLTEGENGRIRILDIPNAYPTKLQEALDAAYPGQNLRVINRGISGWPIERTAEELPGELAADRPDAVLLLSGYNNLLNECGRGPVNTTDCGAAINAIGDGVREVIRKSREWRVSYVFVSTLTPPGPVGPGSKDRRISNDAIVETNVRIRQIVAGNAATLVDVYPLFLGHEADYIEADGLHLRPGGSQVVAEAFFAAIQNTVKQTPLDR
- a CDS encoding FAD-dependent oxidoreductase yields the protein MPSVTIVGAGVAGLTIGYQLSRRGYQVTIVERNAVVGGLGRTFHYGDFHFDVGPHRFHTENPRVAAFIREILLEDAIEIPRKSGARMFGKYHEWPLRPSILAAMPIKLMITGAKDLVLKEHLPGESFEADVVNKYGRTLYEIFFEPYTRKFLFYSPSELHRDWARAGVNRAVIDKRAAADSLWNLLKTTMMPKPVETMFLYPPHGVGRFSDKLAESITSAGGRIILGQDVTAVETSGRRVIAVTAGSERIATDNIVWTAPLTTLNALLGVTSVDLEYLSTIFLNFEIGKPPRLDYQWTYFGGDEIFSRVTAPEAFLPSTVPPGKSGLCVEVTCRQGDARWQNPESLRQPVTDDLVRTGMVGSAGDIERVHIERVPFTYPIYKLNYMQELTRNLRELGHYSNLLLAGRCGRFWYNNMDHSIGQGLTMADKIVRGEVLAEIDSADREFWATEDDGNVPIRQEEIAEPADDVAQR
- a CDS encoding GDSL-type esterase/lipase family protein, whose product is MRLARYFNTKIIAAAIAVAAAAGGCGGAKGPGPTPVIDPPQIACPADITVAEVPVPAIEVTYPAPTTTAGAAPVNVTCAPASGSQFALGETTVACAARDAQAREATCSFRVNVKGFTLTVKKFVTVGDSLTAGENGLPSIVDVPNSYPAKLSGLLATAYPGQDIVVVNRGVSGLKAEELEDRIPGIVNAERPDAVLLMVGYNNLTTPCAPGLFGTAACSAAIDFTAVYGTRDAIRRIKESPAGVKYIFASTLVPPGPTGSKRIDREAILEVNRRIRQHVATERATLVETYPLFQGREAELVSPDGLHLNAAGYQVVAEAFFQAIKATIPQTPQLR